The segment TACCGAACCACAATGCATCGGAGGTGCGAAGTGCATAGGCGTCAAAACCGGTTCCGCTTCCCACCTTCCCCACACGTCGCCGGCCATACCCCAGCGTCAAGGTGACGGTGTTTTCCGCCTGCCCGGGCACGATCCACACTGCAACGTGCAAGGTGCGTCCGCGAAACTTTAGCTGCACTACATTTCCGTTTGCCAGATGCTCACGCTCTGCCAGGGAAGGACTCACGAGTGCAGCATTGTCCCATGCCAGTTTGGTGAAAGGTTTGGGACATTCCTGGAGCCAGCCATTATTGGCGAAGCGACCGTCCCAGATGGTTGGGTCTGGCGCAAATGAGAGTTCAAGTTTGGTAGAAGCACTCTGTTGCATTTCCGCCACAGGTGGCAGGTCACTCCCGCCCTTTAACTTCACCTCTTTTGACTTCAGTTCCGTCCCAGCGATCACTCCATCATGCAAGGCACGTCGCCATCCTTTTTCAAAGTCCGGCCATTTCTTCTGAGACTTCCAATAATCCCGCACGATATCATATCCATTTCGGTCGGGTTGCTGAATCATGACCCCAAGTAGTTCATGCGCCGATTTGCTGGTGTACAATGGCTCGATCAGAGGTTGAACAATCGAAGTCGTCCCATCAAAAGCCCGTGTGTCACTCCATGCCTCCAAATAATGCGATTCGGGAATGTGCCAATGACAATACTGCGAAGTTTCATCGAAGTGGGAACTGAGTTGGATCCGCAATTTGACCTTTAACAGGCGATCGGCAAACTGGAAGTCTGGCGGTGCGTTGAAAACCGGGTTGCCTCCAAGGATTACCAGCAAGTCAACTTTGCCTGCATCCATGTCCTGCACCAGTTCCTTCAATGAATTGAGTTGATTCACCGGCTTTGCCTCAGCGGAAGCGGTATAAACAATGGTCTTGCCGGCGTTTCCAAGCTTCTCATTGATGCTGTGAACCAGAGCATGAACTCCGGGGGGTTGTTGCTCTCCAGCGATGACGATGCAAGCTCCAGCGTTCGCTTGAAGATCACGAGCGACTGCTGCAATCCATTTACCGTTCGTTTCGTTGCTGCCCGCTCCCGGTTCAGAACCGGATGAAATCCCAAGTTGATGGGCCAGAGCACGGGTGAGCGCTTCAATACGGCCGGCTTCGAGTGGCAGTCGATGATCCGCCATTGATCCGGTAATGCTGGGCGTGCTTTCCATCACGTAGAGGCGATTCATTGCTTCTTTTTTTTGCCCTCCAATCCGTCGGCCCTTTGCAAAATGGCGGGCATTACGCAGGCCTGCCGGATGGGCAAAAAGGAAATCGGAATCCAACGAGAGGATTACCCTGGCTTGATCGAACTTGTAGTGGGTTTCAACTATTTCACCGAACGCGGCTCGCGCACCTTCCTGAGCATGATCCCTGGATATCGCCTGATATTGATGCCATTTGGCGTCGGGATATTTTTTAAGCAGATCTGCCAATTGAGCAGCCAGGGTCGGGGAGGTAACGGTTTCAGTCAGAATGCGAAGTCCACCTCCACCAACCTTGCCCTGCTGCTCCAGTGCTGCGTTTAGGGCATTGAGAAACAAGCCCCAGGAACTGATTTCGCCAGCATTGGTTACTGATTGTGAACGATCTGGATCATAAAGATCCAGCAGTGAAGCCTGATGAAAAACATTTGTAGCCCCCAGACTGGAAGGATGATCCGGGTTGCCCTCCACCTTGGTGGGATGGCCTTCATGACTTTCAATCAGCAATCCAGTTGCAAAGCCATTCCATTGCATGGCGGTCGCAAAATACAACGGCTGCCCGGGCACCATTTCCTCAGGCTGCTTTACGTAAGGAACAATTTTCTGAACCGATTGCCGGGTGCATGCGGTAAGGCCGGATAACGCCAACGAGGCTCCCATGAACTTAAGGAAGGATCTTCGACTTACTTCGTCGGTTAACTCAGAAGCAAGCGCAGGAAATTCGCGGTGCAAAAGCGCCTCGAACTCCGGCGTTTGCGCCACCTCTTCAAGGCTGCGCCAATATTCCCGCCCGCGCGTGCCTGCCAAGCTCTCCCGGATTCGGGATAAATCGTGTGCCTTCGGAAGTTGAGAGAATGGTTTCATCGATGGCACATGCTGCAGTCAGTAAGTTGCTTCACGTTGACGTGGTATTCTTGAACCAGTTTCTG is part of the Pedosphaera parvula Ellin514 genome and harbors:
- a CDS encoding TAT-variant-translocated molybdopterin oxidoreductase; this translates as MKPFSQLPKAHDLSRIRESLAGTRGREYWRSLEEVAQTPEFEALLHREFPALASELTDEVSRRSFLKFMGASLALSGLTACTRQSVQKIVPYVKQPEEMVPGQPLYFATAMQWNGFATGLLIESHEGHPTKVEGNPDHPSSLGATNVFHQASLLDLYDPDRSQSVTNAGEISSWGLFLNALNAALEQQGKVGGGGLRILTETVTSPTLAAQLADLLKKYPDAKWHQYQAISRDHAQEGARAAFGEIVETHYKFDQARVILSLDSDFLFAHPAGLRNARHFAKGRRIGGQKKEAMNRLYVMESTPSITGSMADHRLPLEAGRIEALTRALAHQLGISSGSEPGAGSNETNGKWIAAVARDLQANAGACIVIAGEQQPPGVHALVHSINEKLGNAGKTIVYTASAEAKPVNQLNSLKELVQDMDAGKVDLLVILGGNPVFNAPPDFQFADRLLKVKLRIQLSSHFDETSQYCHWHIPESHYLEAWSDTRAFDGTTSIVQPLIEPLYTSKSAHELLGVMIQQPDRNGYDIVRDYWKSQKKWPDFEKGWRRALHDGVIAGTELKSKEVKLKGGSDLPPVAEMQQSASTKLELSFAPDPTIWDGRFANNGWLQECPKPFTKLAWDNAALVSPSLAEREHLANGNVVQLKFRGRTLHVAVWIVPGQAENTVTLTLGYGRRRVGKVGSGTGFDAYALRTSDALWFGNGLELIKTSDHYHLVTTQHSHNIHGRDIIREANVKEFQEHPASVQDQGELPSRDHTLYNPNEFQDGDYAWGMAIDLNTCIGCNACITACQSENNIAVVGKDQIGRGRDMLWLRVDQYFSGGLDNPEVNNQPVPCMHCENAPCELVCPVAATLHDHDGLNLQVYNRCVGTRYCSNNCPYKVRRFNFLEYSNYHTPVLKAMRNPNVTVRWRGVMEKCTYCIQRISSARISAKEKNRRIGANEIMTACQQVCPVEAIVFGDTKNPDSSVSKLKASLLNYSMLGELNARPRTTYLAKLRNPNPELENVGTHQEKDKSHA